The following nucleotide sequence is from Candidatus Methanoperedens sp..
ACTTAAGACTGCAATTACATCCCAGGTCAAGTGCAAACTCCTCGTGTTTCTCCCTGATCCTGTAACAACTGATAGGGTAAGGTTTCATTTTCTTGATTTGCTTTTCTGTATAATCAAAATCATAATTTATGCAATTGCTGATCACCTTATGCAGGAATTCTTTTCCTTCCTCCCCTAGAAGACCAAGAGTATAAAGTAATGTCACACGCTCGGAATTATTAAGATAATGCGTCTCTTTTGCTTTATCAACCAGGTAATTGATCACTTTACATCCGGAAAGCATACTCTCAACTAATGGCGCAGCCTCATTCTTTTCTTGAGGAGATTGCGGTTTAATTATATGCGAAAACAAAAGCTCTTCGATCTTCTTCCGGGTTATATGCCTGATCTCATATAGCGCTGCCATCTGCTCTGGAAGTGGATTACCTTCCCTGTCCAGGATCAGGCACCTGCGGTTTGTGCTCTTATGTATGCCAAGCGGCAGCTTGATCAAAGGCCCATATCCTTTTACTTTTAATTTATCACAGTTTGGAAAGATCTCCCTGTGTATTCCGCTTTCTGGTTCACCTGCTTTTTCGATAATGAATTTAAGAAAAGTCCTTGCCAATTTCGCTGTAATTGGTTTTTCAAAGAAAAACCATATGTGTCGCCCCTTATAACCGCTATCTTCGATAAGCACGGGAATTCCCATGTTATCGCAGATAGATGCAACCTTAACAGCATCCTGGTGTGTCAGCAGGTGAAGCTTCTGTTGTTTTTCCAAATCATTTGCGTATTCAAGAAGAGCTTTCTTGTCAATATCGATATCGATCACACAAAGGAATACCTGATCTTCCTTGTTCAGCAAATAAAGTCCCAGCGTCTCTTTTCCGTCAAGATGGCTCTTTATCTCATTTATACCCAACGAATGATCAACAGGCGAAAATCCTCTTCTTCCTTTCTCATCGATCCACTGGCGTGCGAAAAAGTCTTCCCGCCCCTTGAAAATAGTGGAAAACAGGGTTGCATCTTCATATGAAAAGATAATTTGTTGAGGTTGTGCAGGTAAAGGAAGGGCAGCTTCAGGCTTTATCCTGGATTTTGCCTCAATATCAAGCATCATTGCCTTCTTATAAGATTCCTGCGCCAGGCCGTATTGTCCCAGTTCAGAATAACAAAAAGCAAGATCGCGGTAGGGCTGGGCAAGATCAGGACAGAAACGAATGAGCCTTTTTAATCTTTCAATTGAGGATGATACATTCTCATCTACAAGCGGCAGCCGTTTCATGGATTCTTTAGCCTGGGTGTGCCCTGCATCAATGGCCAGTGTTCGTGAAAAATCATCAAGGGCTTCGTCCACGAGCCCCAGGCGCTGTGCAGTCTCTCCTATCCGAAAAAAGAGGACAGCTTCCTCTATCGTAAAATCCCTTCTTTTTTCAAGAAGTTTTCGTGCATATTCCTCATCCCTGAGTTCGATGCTCATCTCTAATAAGGCGATCAGGGTAAGTGCATTCTCAGGTTCTATTCCCCTGCATGTATGGAAATAATTGCACCACCCGCGTATGCTTTGTTTAAGATCATCAATTCTATCACTGGTGTTTTTGGTTTTTCCCGCTTCGTTTATTTCCTGCAGCTTCTGGGTAATAGCTGTAATGGCTTTCTTGCTGGGTCCTTTTCCTTTTGCATCTATATAATAGCCTAGAAAAACAAAGCCTTCCCTTGCCGGGAAAACTTTTGTCTTTGTTTCATTCAGGCTAAGTTTCAATCCTTCCAAAGCAGCAGCAGTATCAATCAAAGCCTCACCTATCCTTTCCCGGGAATTTTCAAGTATCAAAAAATCATCAGCATACCTGATGAGGTGATAGCCTTTTTCTGTCATCTTAAGGTCAAATTGATGCAAATATACATTTGCAAGAAGCGGTGAGAGAACACTTCCCTGGGTGATCCCATTATATTCCTCATGCATACTCATATTTTCAAAAACGCCGGTCTTTAATAGTTTTTTGATCAGTCTCAAAACCATTACATTGGAAATCCTTTGTGCGACAAAGGTAAGAAGCAGATCATGGTCAACAGAATCAAAGAATTTCTTGATATCACCATCAAGCACCCATTCAAATCCTGTTCTAATCAATGCTTCAGTTCTATCAATTGCGATCAACGCAGACCTTCCCGGACGGTAGGCAAAACTGCAGTCCAGGAACTCTTTCTCAAAAACAGGTGACATATTTGAAAGCAAAACCTGCTGTACTATCCTGTCCCTGACCGCAGGAATTCCTATGGGACGCTTGCCGCCATCATTTTTATTAATGTAAACACGAAGGACAGGAACAGGACTGTAATTTCCGTTCTCAAGCTGTTCTTGCAGGTGGATCAAATTCCCACCCAGGTCTTTCTCAAAATCTTCAATAGTCACACAGTCAGCCCCTGCACAACCCCTGTTCTCCTTGACTTTATTCCATGCTATTGTGAGATCTTGATAGCTGTATACCATCCTGAAGCCCTCGATTCTTGAAATAAGAAGCATATAAACTACGGTTCTACTTATGCAAATAGATTACTCGTGAGAAATCTCATATATCGGCCAATTCAATCCCCTAAAATCGGGTCACTCATTTTCACTTAAAACCTTGGAGCGCCAGAGTTTCAAAATAAGGAGGAAGTTTCAATCCCCTAAAAATCGGGTCACTCATTTTCACTTTGTTGAAATATGGCGACATCCTGAAGAGAATCATACAGTTTCAATCCCCTAAAAATCGGGTCACTCATTTTCACATTGATGCATTAACAATAAGCGCAAAAAACCTAACGCTAGTTTCAATCCCCTAAAAATCGGGTCACTCATTTTCACCAGGATAGATCGATTTGGAGGTAATTAAAATGCAATGTTTCAATCCCCTAAAAATCGGGTCACTCATTTTCACGTGCAGGTTGTCCTTGCATCATGAAAGAAGCAAAAGTTTCAATCCCCTAAAAATCGGGTCACTCATTTTCACTCAGTCAAAGGGTGAAAGAAGCGTATATTGAGGTATTGTTTCAATCCCCTAAAAATCGGGTCACTCATTTTCACCCCATGTCAACGCATGCGGATTATGCAAAAAGCATTTCAATGCCTTTATTTCTCAATTAGGATTATTATATGGCACAAGGAAATATATAAGCGTTTTGAAAAAATAATGTTTGGCGATTGCCTCGATATTTTCACGAAAAAAGTTGCATCTTCCCATATTCATATAAACCAATTCAGCCTCTGCTTGCTGGCGATTGCCTCCATGGTTTTTAGAAGCAAAACGGGGGAATTTAGGAAGTTAATTTTATCCAGGACATTTTTCTAAAAACATCCGGCTTTACGCCAGCCTCAGTACTGGAAATCGGCTTTTCTCTTTAAGTGAACTAAGGGACGGGAAGGCTTTAACTGCAAGCTGGTTTGTTTCTCTTGACAATTCATCATATATTTGTTTTGTCATAGGCGTAAGTCCATGAGCCAGGATGGAACTATTGCGTTTGCTCAAATAATTCCGCAAATTCCTATTCTTCCGATATTCCATCCCTATGTCTTCACCCAGGCTTTCCAGTAACGAAAAAGCCTTTTCCTGCCCTAATTTTATTGATTCTTTGCTTTTCCTGTACTCTTCTTTCCAGGCTGCTGGCAAATCCTCGAACTTTATTCCTGAAGTATCTATTTTTCGTCGTGCCAGAAGCATCTGGGATATTACTTCAACAGCCCGGTAAAGGCGGGCAATAGCGTCATCATATTTACCTTCCTGCGCCCTTCGGTCCGCATTAGCCAGGAGGTCTGCAAGAATCTCCTGCGAAAATTTATCCTTTATATCCTTGCTGGCAGCAAATTTTTCTTTTTGCCTGGCGATCTTAAAGACCGTCTCTTTACTATTACTGGTATCAATCTGCCACAGGGCATCGAATTTTCCGTGCATCTGGCTAAAGTATGAAGCCGCTGTTAAATGATCGAACTTATCCAAGAAAGAATAAGCAAGAACAAGCTTCTCCAGCAGGTCAAGCTCATCCTGTACTTCAACAGCCATAGACTTTGTCCGTGCATCACTGATCAGTTTGATGCAAGCATCAAATTGGAAAAGATTAAAAAAATCCTGTATCATTTGTCGGCGCTGATCGAGGAAGAATTCATTGGGGGTAAGGATCATTACCCGTTCGGTTCCTGATATGACCCTCCCATTGATATCACGCTTACCGCCTCCAACATAACTCAAATTACCGCATTCAAGGCTTGCCCCGGCAAGGACACATCCTGCTGACATCGCTTTAGTTCCGCTTGTAAAGTCGATGCATATCTCTTCAGGACAATAACCATCCTGTACTAAAGAGCGTACAAGCTGAGCAGTCATCTTCCAGCATCCTTCCACATCTTCTGGATTATGAATAATCAGAGGCGTTTCATAAACTAATTTCTTTCCTGATACTGATTCTATTCTCTCAATTGCGGATTTGCTTTCTTCAGTAGCTATGAAAAATAATTTATCAGGATTATTGACCTGTATCGATTTAGCAATTCCGCTTTCCACACCGCGCCCCGTTCCCAGGGATATTATCATTACCTTTGCCATTTCTTTCTCCTCATCATCCTGACATTATTTCATACTTCCCCAATCCAAACACAGTTCCTTTCCCAATATGGAGATATTCACCGAGTTTCAGGAAAGGCAAAAACTCAGTCATATTACCTTCAAAGGTTATTTCACCCAAAAATCCCCCCATCTTCAACTTCGTATCCTGCCTTTGAGAGTAACGTTCCCAATCTTTCCACACAAGGTCAGAATGGACGGTTTTGATCTCCTTTGTTTTTTCAATTAGTCCTTTCCAATCAAGTTCCCATTTTTCACCGCAATGAACATCGGCAAGCCCTGATAACCTTCGAAAAAGATTTCTCATTACAACTTCAAAATTCAAATCAGTTGTAAATTTTCCATTGTATTTTATCCTCGTTGGCGTAATAAAACGAAGTTTAACACGCGAAGAATTGAGCATAACTCCTTCTTTCATTATCTCCATGGAATCCATTGTATGGAAATCATCCCTGAAATGGGATTTTCCATCATAGATCAACACTTCTTCGCCATTATTCAATCTGATTACTTTTTCAAGCGAATATTTTCCTTTATTTTTACCCACTCCGATTCGGCCTACTTCCTCAAATGCGAAAATAAAAAATGGTATATAGTCTACCGCACGTCCAATGAGTATAAGCCCAAAATCTAATCTATCATCTCTTCCGTAAGTCTGCCCGTATTCCAGAGGCGGCTCAATAATATAAGGGCGCCAAACCTCTTGATCTTGCTTCATTCCCTCTTCCTGTGGAATTGATGTTTCAAAAATACAAGTATAGACGCATTTGCTTCGAAGTGAGCAGCCCAAACACTCCTTTTTTCGCTCCACACATACTGCATGCCTGAAGGCATGACCAAAACCCCCCCGGAAGGTTGAACCTTTGTATGGAGGAAGAATAAGCTTTTTTTGCGGATTTATTGTAAATCGGTATTTAGATAGCTTCATTGAAACCACTTTTTTCCCAATATTTTACAGGGTCTTTGAATAACGGTATATTTAAGCGTTGATATTTGATACAGGATATGAATTGAAAAGACGGTACTGTCAGGTTGTCGGTTGACAGAACCAAAATTAACAAGTCTTAAATAGAGAATATGAGATTATAATCCGTCTTAAATATCAAGAAAATTGGAAAATGTTTCCAACTTGATACAAAAATATGTCAGGACAATCAATATGAACTCCTATTTATTTTTAGGAATTATTGCGATATACTTGATCGGGGCAATATCTGCCCTGATATTCAATAAAAAAAATCGCTTATGTACGTATGCCTCATTTTTAAGTGCATCCATTGCATCGATCTCAGGAATCATCTTTTCATTTTCCGTACTATCCGGTAATATCTTTAATTACGTGTTGCAGGGCTCAACGCTTCTTAGTTATGGCTTTTACGTCGATAAATTGTCTGCATTCTTTATACTTGTCATATCAATTACAGGATTTGCGGTTTCTGTCTATTCAACAGGATATGTTACCGAATATTTCGGGAAAAAGAATATCGGTTACCTGGGATTCCTGTATAATATATTCATGCTTTCAATGATTCTCGTAGTTTCTGCAAATAACGCAATCATGTTCCTGATTGTGTGGGAATTGATGTCTATAATATCCTATCTGCTTGTCATGTACGAGCATGAAAAAAAGGAAACGAGAAAAGCCGGTTTTACCTATATTGTTATGACCCATTTCGGGACAGGTTTCATCATTTTATCGTTCCTTATCCTTGCAAGTTCAACAGGAAGCTTTAATTTCGAAACTTTCCGCGGAATCGGAGGCACTCTGCCCCCACATCTTAAGGACCTTGCTTTCATTTTTGCACTTATCGGTTTTGGCACAAAGGCAGGAATTGTTCCTCTCCATATATGGTTACCATATGCACATCCTGCCGCCCCGAGCAATGTATCCGCGCTCATGTCCGGGGTGATGATCAAAACTGCTATTTTCATGCTTATCCGTGTCTTTTTTGATTTCCTGGGCGCAGGCGTTGCCTGGTGGGGTATTATATTGCTGGTAATTGCTTCGATTTCAGCACTTCTTGGTGTAATGTATGCACTCATGGAACATGATATGAAACGCTTGCTTGCGTATCACAGTGTTGAAAATATAGGAATTATACTGATAGGAGTAGG
It contains:
- the ltrA gene encoding group II intron reverse transcriptase/maturase translates to MLLISRIEGFRMVYSYQDLTIAWNKVKENRGCAGADCVTIEDFEKDLGGNLIHLQEQLENGNYSPVPVLRVYINKNDGGKRPIGIPAVRDRIVQQVLLSNMSPVFEKEFLDCSFAYRPGRSALIAIDRTEALIRTGFEWVLDGDIKKFFDSVDHDLLLTFVAQRISNVMVLRLIKKLLKTGVFENMSMHEEYNGITQGSVLSPLLANVYLHQFDLKMTEKGYHLIRYADDFLILENSRERIGEALIDTAAALEGLKLSLNETKTKVFPAREGFVFLGYYIDAKGKGPSKKAITAITQKLQEINEAGKTKNTSDRIDDLKQSIRGWCNYFHTCRGIEPENALTLIALLEMSIELRDEEYARKLLEKRRDFTIEEAVLFFRIGETAQRLGLVDEALDDFSRTLAIDAGHTQAKESMKRLPLVDENVSSSIERLKRLIRFCPDLAQPYRDLAFCYSELGQYGLAQESYKKAMMLDIEAKSRIKPEAALPLPAQPQQIIFSYEDATLFSTIFKGREDFFARQWIDEKGRRGFSPVDHSLGINEIKSHLDGKETLGLYLLNKEDQVFLCVIDIDIDKKALLEYANDLEKQQKLHLLTHQDAVKVASICDNMGIPVLIEDSGYKGRHIWFFFEKPITAKLARTFLKFIIEKAGEPESGIHREIFPNCDKLKVKGYGPLIKLPLGIHKSTNRRCLILDREGNPLPEQMAALYEIRHITRKKIEELLFSHIIKPQSPQEKNEAAPLVESMLSGCKVINYLVDKAKETHYLNNSERVTLLYTLGLLGEEGKEFLHKVISNCINYDFDYTEKQIKKMKPYPISCYRIREKHEEFALDLGCNCSLKFPSGGYPSPVLHAFKRQNKWLFQPISGVNGNSKKEEKEGNKASMDGISGKLKTYIDLKKQLGRVEKSIRRIEDEMSSYFDKEKTDSIATEYGLLERKRKEGNKIEWMIKL
- a CDS encoding TIGR02710 family CRISPR-associated protein → MAKVMIISLGTGRGVESGIAKSIQVNNPDKLFFIATEESKSAIERIESVSGKKLVYETPLIIHNPEDVEGCWKMTAQLVRSLVQDGYCPEEICIDFTSGTKAMSAGCVLAGASLECGNLSYVGGGKRDINGRVISGTERVMILTPNEFFLDQRRQMIQDFFNLFQFDACIKLISDARTKSMAVEVQDELDLLEKLVLAYSFLDKFDHLTAASYFSQMHGKFDALWQIDTSNSKETVFKIARQKEKFAASKDIKDKFSQEILADLLANADRRAQEGKYDDAIARLYRAVEVISQMLLARRKIDTSGIKFEDLPAAWKEEYRKSKESIKLGQEKAFSLLESLGEDIGMEYRKNRNLRNYLSKRNSSILAHGLTPMTKQIYDELSRETNQLAVKAFPSLSSLKEKSRFPVLRLA
- a CDS encoding CRISPR system precrRNA processing endoribonuclease RAMP protein Cas6: MKLSKYRFTINPQKKLILPPYKGSTFRGGFGHAFRHAVCVERKKECLGCSLRSKCVYTCIFETSIPQEEGMKQDQEVWRPYIIEPPLEYGQTYGRDDRLDFGLILIGRAVDYIPFFIFAFEEVGRIGVGKNKGKYSLEKVIRLNNGEEVLIYDGKSHFRDDFHTMDSMEIMKEGVMLNSSRVKLRFITPTRIKYNGKFTTDLNFEVVMRNLFRRLSGLADVHCGEKWELDWKGLIEKTKEIKTVHSDLVWKDWERYSQRQDTKLKMGGFLGEITFEGNMTEFLPFLKLGEYLHIGKGTVFGLGKYEIMSG
- a CDS encoding hydrogenase 4 subunit B — translated: MNSYLFLGIIAIYLIGAISALIFNKKNRLCTYASFLSASIASISGIIFSFSVLSGNIFNYVLQGSTLLSYGFYVDKLSAFFILVISITGFAVSVYSTGYVTEYFGKKNIGYLGFLYNIFMLSMILVVSANNAIMFLIVWELMSIISYLLVMYEHEKKETRKAGFTYIVMTHFGTGFIILSFLILASSTGSFNFETFRGIGGTLPPHLKDLAFIFALIGFGTKAGIVPLHIWLPYAHPAAPSNVSALMSGVMIKTAIFMLIRVFFDFLGAGVAWWGIILLVIASISALLGVMYALMEHDMKRLLAYHSVENIGIILIGVGVSMIFMASGHPDLAAFGLIAGLYHTINHAVFKSLLFMGAGSIIYSTHTRNIEEYGGLIKKMPWTALFFLIGAISISALPPFNGFVSEWLTFQAQLLSINLSDNITKILVLFSGAGLALTSALAAACFVKAFGISFLALPRSSHAEHSKEVPVSMLIGMFLLSSMCIVLGVMPFYFIKIIGDYSDPPNYPITYSVHPKKLSSFFILLYSE